From the genome of Arvicola amphibius chromosome 9, mArvAmp1.2, whole genome shotgun sequence:
CTGGGAGGCCACATACCTGCTATCCCCCATCCTGCTGGTGCTCCTGGCCTCAGGTGAGGACAGGGGACAAGGATAGAGGGAAGGAACCAGGGACAGGAGGGGGAAGGGGTTGGGAGGTGTACAAAATGGGGCTCTATGGCTATGAAGGCAGAACACATGGTGTGTGTTACCAGCACCTGGTTATAAGCCACACCCTGAGCATAAACACAAAGAGGTCACTCTTTGAAAAGGGATCTCCTCTCCTAGCCCTGTTGTGGAGGCTGGGAGGACTCTCTGACCTGAAGGGTGTGTGTTTTCTCAGGCTCCTGGGCACAGGACGCAGAGTTACTTCCAACAGTGGAAGGCCAGACAATTTTCGTGAAATGCCAGTATAATAGCAACCAACACTCCAAGGAGAAGATTTGGTGTCAGCAAACACCAACAGAAAGTTGTAAATTGTTAGTGTCCAGTCTCAACACTGGTACACAGTGGCCAAAATTCTTCATCCAGGAATATCCTAAGTCTCACTTCTTCACTGTCACCATGACTATGCTCGCGGTGAGAGACTCAGGTCTCTATTACTGTGGGATCCATGACAATCACAAAGCAATTGCTGTTCTCAGAAGATTTCTCCTGGTGGTGTCAAAAGGTGAGCAACCCCCTTCTATGTGACTCTCAATCTTCCTGAGTCATCAGGCTCCAGAGTTGAAGAAGACTCTAGAAACTGTGTCCTCTAGTAGCTGGGAAATGGGGCTTGAGTTCCTTGCTGTGATGGGCTGTACCCTGAACTGTCCTGTTGTCCGGAATTCCTTGCTGTGATGGGCTATACTCTGAACTGTGTGCTACAGCAGACTGGATTAGAAAAGCATCTGAATGCTTTAAGCTGGACTTAATGAACCATATCATTAGGAACATGGAAGAGAGTGGTGCTGGGGTGATTTGTACTCTATGGGCCTCGCTCAAGAGACTTCAGAGGAAATGAATAGTAGTATGTGGCCTATAGatcatttttgtgatattttggtgaaaattggttgctttttgcccttgtctaaaAGAAAATCTGCCTAAGGCTAAAATGAAGAGCTATGGATGACCAGCTTTGGCAGGGGGATTTTCAGACAGCCTAGTGCTAACAGTGTTGTTTGGTTGCCAGTGTCCACACTAATGCAGAGCTATactgaaaaggagcaagctgagcaaggaaaaatactaaatgtacagtttgaggaaaagGAGACACTAGGAGAGGTAAACAGATTAAAGGAAAGCCTGCTGCTAAGTAGAAtaaagaccccacccagctaagatTCCAACTCGTGGAAAGGAATTAAGAAAAGTGGAAAAGGACTGGTTCAGATGgtggacacctgtaatcccagcactcgggaggcagagaggtagatctctgagttcaaggccaccctggaatGCAGGGTAAGCTCCAAGACAGCTAAGCTTAGACAGTGAGGAAAAACATAaagctggggtgtgtgtgtgtgtctgtgtgtgtgtgtaatataggAGGAACAAAccccagcaaacagcagaacATGCCAGGTTTGGCCACgtggttctggttttagagtcaaggatatgAGAAAGAGATTATGGAATCCCCCTCTGCAAATAAGGAAAGCAACAGAGGCCAGATGTGTGGCAGGGTTGTCCTTGTACAGAAGCCTACAGAAGCCATTACGTAAAGCTGTGCAAGAAAGCCCGGTCTTGTTGGAGAACCCAAGATATTCAAGAGAGGGGAAAGGTAaacaaggagagctgctaacagggagtgaaaCCAGACGAGGAAACAAGCATGTTgcatcaacaaagctgaaagaagtTGAAGATCTGAAGAGAGCCATGACATCAGAGGTGCAGAGTTGGGGTTTGTCCAGAGAGtttttgttctgtctttccccagtattttctcactattcTCCTATCCTCACTcatggaatggtaatgtatattctatgttgctgtatgttggaagtatataatatgctctttatttttatcacagttaAGATATTGTTATGAGTGTCCAGAAAGATGTtggactttggactttgaaatgGATAAAAGATCATTTGAGACTGATAGATTATGAGGCTTCTGAAATTGGACTGACTGCATttctgcattatgatatggctacaagcctctgggagccagggagtgaaatgtggtggtttgaaagaaaacagcccccataggctcatagggaatgaTACTCATAGGAAGCGTAGACTGGTTAgagtagatgtggcctttttggaggaagtgtgtcactgggggtgggcattgaggtttcagatgcttaaGCAAAACTTGTGTGGCtgtccccctctccttttctttatccccatccctccccttctctctctttcttcttgttgCCAGAGGagccagatatagaactctcaggtACCTCTCTAGGACCATATATACCTTCATTTCCCCATGATTCCCCCCATAACAGTAATGGACAGAACCTCTGTACTGTAAAATAGACctacttaaatgttttcttttataagagtggtcacggtgtctcttcatagcaatggaaaTCCTAAAGACAGATGATGTCAGAGTGTGGACATGCTCATGTATGCGAGTCCATGGAGTTCATGTCCTGCAATACATGTGGGCTGGGCaggtggctcagctgggaaaGTGCTTGTCATGCGTGCATGAATCCTGtcctgagttctgttctcagTACTCACTTCAAAAAGCCTATCGTGGTGGCCTGCATTAGTAAtggaggtgaaggcaggtggGTTCCCTGGGCCCTTGGCCAGCCGGTCTAGCCGGAGCTGTGAATTTCAAGGAAAAactgagaaactctgcctcaaaaaagtcAGGTATCCTGAAGAATGGCACCTGAGGTTGCATGTACAcccttgcacacatgtgtatccATATCCACATGACAATATATAATACAACATGGGGATCCTTTGCATAGTTTGACTTCCATGAACCACATGTCATGTGActctgtggttaaaaaaaaaaaacaaagcaaaacacaactCATCTGAGTTTTAGGAAAAGCAGTTCTTACGCAGCTCAGCTGGCATTTCAGTCTGCAGAGCACAAGCtttggaaggggagagggagctgGGTCAGGTGAGGATGCCTTGGAGCCCAGGGTTTCTAGAAACCTGGCTTTCTCCCAGAATCTTCATCTGAGGTCCAGTGCAGGACAATGGTAAGTGAGGATGCTCTCCATGAATCCCCTTGGGTAGCAGGGTTCAGTAAAGGGCAATAGTAGACATGGAACATATTTGGGTTCCATTTTTCAAGTCTCTACTTAGAAGTCATGTCCTTAGGAATTTGCTGTAATTTACTCTCCTCCTCCCAAGATGCCCTTGGTGCCACCATGGGCTTCTAAACTGTGTATGTCAGACCTTGCTGTGGACATGAACCACCTGAACTCCTTATTTCATGCAGACCCTGGCTCAGCAGATCTAACGTGACACTTGCTTATGAGGAACAAGGGTCTGGGCTCACTTCAGAAGGGACCAATGCATTTATGCACCCTCTATGGATTTCTGAATTCACCGAGGAACAACTGGTACCTTGCTGGGCTCTACATTCCCAGTAGTAATAGTGGATGATCAAGGatggcagagaaaagagaaacaggctTCCCTTCCTAGAACCAGGGAGTCTGTGCCAAGCCCAAGCTGAGGCTCACATGCAATACAGCAGTAAAGGACACCTTAGAGAGACATGACTTACAGAGGCTGAGAGAGCTGTataaggaggagaagggggaggtggagagcTGGACAGCAGCAGAGGAGAACGTTTCAATAGCTCAGACAGCCCGAGGAGTCTTTCCTTCacccctctccagccctcctccttttccccttccactcatctgtctctgtctctgcttcaggCTGGCTTCTTTGGATTTTACTAGAAAAATCCTTGCTTCTTGAATAGCCATGTTCTTTTCCCTCCCCAGCTCCACTCCTCTCTACCTGTTTAACTATCCATTTATTATCcgtccatctatcatctatccatccacttaTCCATACATTCTTGGGGTCTTCCTGCAGGTCATTCAAATACTACTGCCTCTGCCAAGATTCCGACTTGGCCAAGAACTGAAGCTCCCCGCATTAATACCACAAAGGACATGAGCACCGTcttttccaggtgtgtgtgtgtgtgtgtgtgtgtgtgtgtgtgtgtgtgtgtgtctgtgtgtgtaaccATAACCCAAGTCAGCTGCTGTTGTTCCCTCTTCATATCCTGAAGTCACATTCTTCAATATGACAGGTGTTACTATTATGTTTTCAGCCTACTGGGCTCCTTGTTTTTGTCCCCAGCCCATATATATGGAACCAAACTCAGCACCTCTGGCATTTCAGCCTGAATAGATGAGTTAGcctcaaataaatatatatatatatatatatatatatatatatatatatcctttgtGACCCTATTTCTTATATCTACTGCTTTTCACCTATACCTGGAACTTGGAGAACCGTTTTACTAAAATCATGACAACTCACAATGGGGTTTTCAGTAAGGTTGGACTCATTTTAGTTGCTAGATAGGGACAATGAAGATAAAGGTAGGACAACTGTCCCCAGAAGCAAGCGAGAATGGGGACAACAGGGACCAGGTTCCCTAGATATGGACCTTACACTATTCCACACAGAAGGCCAAGATGCCCGGGTGAAGGTCTCCTCATGCATCTCCTGGACCTGAACCCTAGACTCTCCCACAAACATATTTCTAATTGGTTATTTTAGGAAGATATCAACTAAACTGCATCTAAACTTTCCCACAGGCTGAAGGAAAGCATCAGGGAGGACCTAAGTTGAAAAGATTGGATGGGGAGGAGTTTCCTAGACTCTGCAGTGTGGGTGGTCATTGATCAACCTTCAATCTCCTCTCTTCACAGTGTCTCCATATCCAGCATGGTTGTTCTCGTAGTCTGTGGGTCCTCAGTAAGACCCTTATCTTCACTGTCTTGTTTGCTGTCACATGGAGGTCATTTGGAGGACAGACAATGACATCACACAACAGTGACTTATGGATTTCAGCCAAGTATATCTCACAGGAGGAACAGGGGGTGGGTGGGACTAAGGAGGGACTGTGATAGAGCTGAGCCTGTAATCATGGGTGACATCTAAGGCCCAGGATGTCCCCTGATGGCCCTGCCTTTTTTCCACAGTCCATCCATCATTTTGGGTATTTGCTCTGCACCTCAGAAGGCAGGAACCAATGTCCAGCACCTCTGGCCATTCTGCCTGAATAGATGAGTTAGCCTCAAATAAATAATACCCTGTGCTCCTCCCTGTCACCTTTCATGGAAGACGTGAGATTTAGGAGTAACAGCTGCTATTCCTGCCCCTAGTCCTTGCCTTAGGCAGTACAAATCTAGCCACCTGGGCAGGACCTTGCTTATGAAGCAGCCTGCTCTCCCAGCCTCAAGGGCCTTCCTCTCTGGGAATCAGGCACTCGGATTGGTCTTCCTCTGTGGTCCTCTTAACACTCTCAACCATGGACCAAAAAGACAAGATTCCCTTCTTGAGGATTATGCAACAGGGAAAGAGAAATCAAGTTAAGCTGGATGCTCTTGTCTAGTAAACTCTTGGAGGCAGAGATGACATCCAAGGATGGGATCAGTAGATGCATCTACATACTGTGTGCATTTTATCATTGAATCTGCAGTGCCACCCATGACAGCCAGTGCGTGTGTCACTAAAGGGAGCAACAGAATAGCAGAGCACCACCTTCTGGTGGGAATGAAGTCTAGAGAGTTCCCTTGCTGAAGGGctcctcagttgagattccctacTCCCAGATATGCCTgggtttatgtcaagttgataaaaaccaATCAACACAGGAACCAAGTTTTAGGTTTGTGTGCTctcatcttctctttttaaaatttttgtaattACTTTATTTGTGTAAGGTGTATTATATACACTATGTGCATGCTTGGTACCCCTGAAGATGGTGCCAGAGAGTGTTGTGAATTATTTGTACACTCTGTGAATGTATATTGCTTTGCTATGATTCATGTATTAAAAATAGGCAATAGGTAGCCAGGAGGTATAAACAGAACTACCAGGCAAATAGAAAAAGGAAGTgtggttgttttgggttttgttttgggttattttttatacttttgcTCTGGGAACCTGctacctagctcccaaataatcacaaggtagtttattattacttatgaatgccagACCTCAGCTTGCCATGTTTCTAGCCATACTTTCTTAGATCATACTATATACATATTTTGCTCTGGGGTTTTACCATTTTCTCtgtctgtatatcttttctttttctctt
Proteins encoded in this window:
- the LOC121677312 gene encoding natural cytotoxicity triggering receptor 2-like encodes the protein MAWEATYLLSPILLVLLASGSWAQDAELLPTVEGQTIFVKCQYNSNQHSKEKIWCQQTPTESCKLLVSSLNTGTQWPKFFIQEYPKSHFFTVTMTMLAVRDSGLYYCGIHDNHKAIAVLRRFLLVVSKVYHESSQGLCKEVLSLPAVMWITERNSQGLSAHRCANNRVQKDAIISAGKTRWQVQEAGWSHCLCTQEADKEHRWDPTVQPPNLTPVTQVL